TACTGAACCGGTACCAAGACCCTATTAATCTCCCGCGCAAACTCGTTAATATGTATTCTGGCAACGGAGGGAAGCCTTAACAGGAAACACCCGGCAAGCATCACCCCTAAAACCAGTATCTTTTGCGGTCGAAGCCGGATTTCCCTTACGATTTCCAACACCAAGTCAGCCTTCTCCCCTCGTTAATTAATTATAAAAAAGGCTGACTGGTATTAATAGTGGTAATAATGAGCAATAAGGCGTTCATTAACAGTATCTCTACAACGGCATACAAACCGGCGGCATATTCTGCAACCGGACTGCCCCGTTCCGGTAACTATGGCTTTACAGCGCCTTTTTCCTGCTTGGCGGCCCATTCCGCAATTAAACCTTGGGCCTGTTCCACCTCCCGGCCGGTCTTAGCCAGGGCGATAAAGCGTTGCAGGTCTTCTACGGCACCGGCGTAATCCTTGTCGCCGTAACCACGGATAAGCCCGCGATAAAACAGCGCCATCTGGTGGTTGGGCGACTTTTGAAGAATCATTTGCACTTGCGTGGACGCACTCTTATAATCGCCCTGGATAAAATACAACTCTACCAGACTCATCCTTGCAGCGGTGTTGTCCGGCGAAATCTTTAAAATCTTCCGGTAAGTTTCCTCCGCACGTTTAGTATCCCCGCCTTCAACAAGCCGGCCGGCGATCGAAAGAAGCGTAGCCACATCCTTGTTGGCTTCGGCGCCGGCAATCTCGGAGTCGACGGAGTCGTTTCGGCTCCCTGATACCTCGGGTGCCTGTTCCTTCGGTAAAGAAGTCCATATGACGGATGACCCGACAAGGCCGGCCCCGAGGGCGACAACCAAAGCCCAGAAAACGGCCTTAATAAACCTCTTTCTGCTTCTAAATGACAGGAACAATTAAATTTTACCCCCCATGTAAGTGTTGCTAACCCCACACATCCTGCGTCTGACTCCCAAGACAGCCCCGCAATAAGTATACCATAATCGATTAATCGGTGTCGTTGGGTATAAAAATAAAAATCCGGCCTCAAGGCCGGATTTTTTTTAACATTATACACCCGTCGCTTCTAAAGGTGGTTCATCGGGTTACGCGGCGCGCCGTTGATAATAACCTCGAAATGGAGGTGCGGACCGTATGCGCGTCCCGAAGATCCCGCCTTTCCCACCATCTGTCCGCGCCCGACAACCTCACCGACGCCGACGTCTATTTCCGAAAGGTGGGCGTATCTGGTCACCACGCCGTTACCGTGGTCGATATCCACCACACGTCCATAACCGCCATACCATCCCGCCTGGATTACCGTACCACTTCCGGCGGCGTCCACAGCTTGGCCGTACCCCGCCCCGATGTCGATTCCGGTGTGCATCCTGCCCCACCGCATCCCGTAACCGGAAAGTATCGATCCCGAAACCGGCCATCCAAGGCTGGCACGTCCATCACCGCGCGAAGCCAATATGTACGTGCTTCCCCGTTGCTCGATCTGCTTTTCCGGCGCCGACAGTTGAACTGTCTTGGTAACCTCACGGCTCACTTCCACGCCGTTTTGAACCGTTACCCTGTAAGTGACTTCCTTTTTACCGGTCCGGCCCTCCTTGACCACCTTCACCTGGCCCCGGCTGAGGCTCCGGTCATACCTTATGTCTTTTGAAAAAGGAATTGTCTCGATCTTCGTGGATTCGAAGGTCTGTTCCACCGTAATAATGGGCGTTTCCCTGCGCAGTCTGACGATCTGCCCGATCGAAAGACGATCGGGATTCAGCCCCGGATTCGCGGCTATGATATCCTCCACGCTTACTTTTTGAGCCGCCGCTATGTCCCAGAGCGTATCCCCGTCTTCAACCGCATAACGCCACCGTTCCTCTATCCCTTTACGAACAGCCGCCACGGCCTCCTCGATGCCGGTAACATTACAGGCGGGTACGTTCCGGGACACCAGTTCAACGTCTTCATTGAAAACGGCTTCTCGATCCTGCTTCACGGTATATAATTTTTTTACGGTTTCCAGGAACCTATCCGCCGTCGCTTTGTCTTTAAAGAAAAACCGTTCCCGTCCGCCGATAAGCACCGCGGTCGCGTGTGTGTACAGGTGAAGCTTTCCGTTGAGTACCGCCCTGAGTTCTTCAGCCGTGAGCACCTTGCTCCGGGCCACCCGGACCCGCCGGTAGGCTACCCGCTCTTCCGACTTGACCGGCTGACCCAGTGCAACCTCTTGATCTCTTAATATCTCCTTCACAACTTTTTCTACGGTCGCCTTTTTTCCGACAACCCCCACCGGTTTTCCATCCACCGTAACGACCCACCGGCTTGAAGCCGTCAGAATTATGGTCACCGCAGCTATAACGACCCCAACGATAAGAACCTGTTCTTTAAATTCACGCACCCATAAGCCTTCTTTTTTATTAGACAACCACTTGAAGCAGTTTTTTATATCTCTACCCAAAAAATCCACCTCTCTTGCCTTGTGCGTCCCGCGCTCTCCGTCATTCGTCCCATATACCGGTCAGATGAAGAACGTTCACGTGCGAACCCGAAAAGACGTGCAATGATATTCTATCATTTTCCCAGTCGCCGGCAAGGCGGAAAATTACCTGTAATCGCTCGCATTCTTCTTATATCTTTTGATTTGCCGGCCAAACACTATCATTCGCCCAAATCAGGCAAATTTTTCAGCTTAATCCACCGTCGATCCCGCCGTTTCGGAAAGTACGTAAAGAGCGCACTCAATCCGTCTGCGTATAAGGCTGCACGCAGACGGAGACGGCTGGAATATCGTACCGTTCGCGGCGTGAGCGGCCGCGTGGCATCCGCCGCCGCAGTAAAAGCGAGCCCAGCAGGATGCGCATGGCTTGTTATAGACATGCGCACGACGAAAAGCCTCGATAATATCGGGCTTTTGTACGCCCGCCCTCAGATCCCCGATGCAGAACTCTTCCTTGCCGACAAACTGGTGGCAGGGGTAAAGCCGCCCGTCCGCCGAAACCGCCAGGTAGGAGAAACCCGCTCCGCAACCGGTGACGCGTTTTGTCAGGCAGGGCCCGCCGGCAGGATCAAGCTCGAAATGGAAAAACCTGACCTGTTTTTTCTTACGACGGAAGCCGAGATAACATTCGGCGAGCCTTTCATATTCCGCCGCCACTGCTGTCAGGTCGGCACCACCGCAGATGGAATAAGGCTCATCGGCTCCCGTCACCACCGGTTCGAGCGATATGTCTTTAAACCCCAGCCCCGCAAGGTGGCAAAAGTCGGCGGCAAAATCCGGGTTCATCCTGGTATACGTTCCCCGAAGGTAACAGTAGGAGGATCGCGGGGAAGCGGACCAGCGCCGATAAAAAGCTTTTACGCCGTCTAAAACCCGGTCGTAAGACCCCATCCCGTCGGGAAATCGGCGGAAGCGGTCGTGGACCTTTTCCCGTCCGTCGATGCTGAGGACCACATTTACCCCCGTTTCCAACAAATAATCTGTTTTCGCCTGATCGAGAAGAAGAGCGTTCGTGGTGACAGTAAAGGAAATGTTTTTACCACAGGCCGCGGCCTTTTCTTTCGCATATTCCACGACTGCAACAATTACCGAAAAATTTAAAAGAGGTTCCCCACCGAAAAAATCAACCTCTACCGTCCGGGACGAGCCCGACTCACGGAAAAGAAAATCGACCGCGCCAAGCGCTGTCTTCTCCGTCATAAGGCCGCTCCCGCCGTAGGTGCCCTCCCCCGCAAAACAGTAATCGCACCGCAGGTTGCAGGCCTGGGCGACCATAAGGCATAACGCCTTGGGCGTAAAACCGGGCGGAGAGAACAACTCCCTGCCGGGGTCCGGAGTGAAAAGCTGGTCCGATGCCTTAAGCTCCCTGATTTCTGCAAGCACCTCGCGAAACTCTGACTCCGGACAATGCGCCAAGTCTTTCCCTTCCGCCAGGGAGTTAATCAACTCGTACGCCTTATCGTCTACCTCGTGCAGGGCTCCGCTTACAGGATCATACACAAGCTTCTTCCCGCCGATTGTAAAACAGTGAACCACTTACCCCGCTCCCTCGAAAATAGTACTTCT
This genomic interval from Bacillota bacterium contains the following:
- a CDS encoding tetratricopeptide repeat protein, giving the protein MFLSFRSRKRFIKAVFWALVVALGAGLVGSSVIWTSLPKEQAPEVSGSRNDSVDSEIAGAEANKDVATLLSIAGRLVEGGDTKRAEETYRKILKISPDNTAARMSLVELYFIQGDYKSASTQVQMILQKSPNHQMALFYRGLIRGYGDKDYAGAVEDLQRFIALAKTGREVEQAQGLIAEWAAKQEKGAVKP
- a CDS encoding peptidoglycan DD-metalloendopeptidase family protein, coding for MREFKEQVLIVGVVIAAVTIILTASSRWVVTVDGKPVGVVGKKATVEKVVKEILRDQEVALGQPVKSEERVAYRRVRVARSKVLTAEELRAVLNGKLHLYTHATAVLIGGRERFFFKDKATADRFLETVKKLYTVKQDREAVFNEDVELVSRNVPACNVTGIEEAVAAVRKGIEERWRYAVEDGDTLWDIAAAQKVSVEDIIAANPGLNPDRLSIGQIVRLRRETPIITVEQTFESTKIETIPFSKDIRYDRSLSRGQVKVVKEGRTGKKEVTYRVTVQNGVEVSREVTKTVQLSAPEKQIEQRGSTYILASRGDGRASLGWPVSGSILSGYGMRWGRMHTGIDIGAGYGQAVDAAGSGTVIQAGWYGGYGRVVDIDHGNGVVTRYAHLSEIDVGVGEVVGRGQMVGKAGSSGRAYGPHLHFEVIINGAPRNPMNHL
- the scfB gene encoding thioether cross-link-forming SCIFF peptide maturase encodes the protein MVHCFTIGGKKLVYDPVSGALHEVDDKAYELINSLAEGKDLAHCPESEFREVLAEIRELKASDQLFTPDPGRELFSPPGFTPKALCLMVAQACNLRCDYCFAGEGTYGGSGLMTEKTALGAVDFLFRESGSSRTVEVDFFGGEPLLNFSVIVAVVEYAKEKAAACGKNISFTVTTNALLLDQAKTDYLLETGVNVVLSIDGREKVHDRFRRFPDGMGSYDRVLDGVKAFYRRWSASPRSSYCYLRGTYTRMNPDFAADFCHLAGLGFKDISLEPVVTGADEPYSICGGADLTAVAAEYERLAECYLGFRRKKKQVRFFHFELDPAGGPCLTKRVTGCGAGFSYLAVSADGRLYPCHQFVGKEEFCIGDLRAGVQKPDIIEAFRRAHVYNKPCASCWARFYCGGGCHAAAHAANGTIFQPSPSACSLIRRRIECALYVLSETAGSTVD